In the Paramormyrops kingsleyae isolate MSU_618 chromosome 6, PKINGS_0.4, whole genome shotgun sequence genome, one interval contains:
- the rpl10a gene encoding large ribosomal subunit protein uL1 isoform X1 encodes MSKVSRDTLYEAVREVLQGSQAKTRKFLETVELQISLKNYDPQKDKRFSGTVRLKTTPRPKFSVCILGDQQHCDEAKAADLPHMDIEALKKLNKNKKLVKKLAKKYDAFLASESLIKQIPRILGPGLNKAGKFPSLLTHNENLNTKVDEVKSTIKFQMKKVLCLAVAVGHVKMTEEELVYNIHLAVNFLVSLLKKNWQNVRALYIKSTMGKPQRLY; translated from the exons ATGAG TAAGGTTTCCAGAGATACGCTGTACGAGGCCGTGCGCGAGGTGCTGCAGGGCTCCCAGGCCAAGACGCGCAA GTTTTTGGAGACGGTTGAGCTTCAGATCAGCTTGAAGAACTACGAcccccagaaggataagcgttTCTCTGGCACTGTCAG GCTGAAGACCACCCCCAGGCCCAAGTTCTCTGTGTGCATCCTGGGTGACCAGCAGCACTGTGATGAAGCCAAGGCAGCTGACCTCCCACACATGGACATTGAGGCACTTAAGAAGCTCAACAAGAATAAGAAGCTGGTCAAGAAACTGG CTAAGAAGTACGATGCCTTCCTAGCCTCCGAGTCTCTGATCAAGCAGATTCCCCGTATCCTGGGCCCAGGACTCAACAAGGCCGGCAAATTTCCCTCCCTGCTGACGCACAATGAGAACCTTAACACCAAGGTGGATGAGGTCAAATCCACCATCAAGTTCCAGATGAAGAAG GTGCTCTGTTTGGCTGTGGCAGTAGGACACGTGAAGATGACTGAGGAGGAGCTGGTCTACAACATCCACCTGGCAGTTAACTTCCTGGTGTCCCTGCTGAAGAAGAACTGGCAGAATGTGCGAGCGCTCTACATCAAGAGCACCATGGGAAAACCCCAGCGGCTCTACTAG
- the rpl10a gene encoding large ribosomal subunit protein uL1 isoform X2, protein MASLVRVEMRSHAETLRVRPSGLKTTPRPKFSVCILGDQQHCDEAKAADLPHMDIEALKKLNKNKKLVKKLAKKYDAFLASESLIKQIPRILGPGLNKAGKFPSLLTHNENLNTKVDEVKSTIKFQMKKVLCLAVAVGHVKMTEEELVYNIHLAVNFLVSLLKKNWQNVRALYIKSTMGKPQRLY, encoded by the exons ATGGCATCCCTGGTGCGAGTCGAGATGAGAAGTCATGCAGAGACCCTCAGGGTGAGACCCTCAGG GCTGAAGACCACCCCCAGGCCCAAGTTCTCTGTGTGCATCCTGGGTGACCAGCAGCACTGTGATGAAGCCAAGGCAGCTGACCTCCCACACATGGACATTGAGGCACTTAAGAAGCTCAACAAGAATAAGAAGCTGGTCAAGAAACTGG CTAAGAAGTACGATGCCTTCCTAGCCTCCGAGTCTCTGATCAAGCAGATTCCCCGTATCCTGGGCCCAGGACTCAACAAGGCCGGCAAATTTCCCTCCCTGCTGACGCACAATGAGAACCTTAACACCAAGGTGGATGAGGTCAAATCCACCATCAAGTTCCAGATGAAGAAG GTGCTCTGTTTGGCTGTGGCAGTAGGACACGTGAAGATGACTGAGGAGGAGCTGGTCTACAACATCCACCTGGCAGTTAACTTCCTGGTGTCCCTGCTGAAGAAGAACTGGCAGAATGTGCGAGCGCTCTACATCAAGAGCACCATGGGAAAACCCCAGCGGCTCTACTAG
- the fance gene encoding Fanconi anemia group E protein isoform X1, which produces MDVERLLWRFDGRTRLLFQSLLSGVRGISRAVRLFHRQRRSDPDISLRACLDTLCMEEPHIVGDKLNLSLTPLVCLFPVAFKCGLLSFLHLIYPLVPGPCLIRLLDCLKQDPAQDPWIHVLLGQLCRDLALDDPLGGELYSAYCRNKLEQFCQRLGNADHSALSLGSAFGDLPPTRPPQEPVGEPDLQLHGKRRNEASEVAGSQSKKMRLDLPATQEDDGNKEALPSQAQDIVQETAAWTAGDVCMVDFREPQQSFPDGTSLVLPEHIRASVTGIKELLETTGEWVKDTDSVLQVLNECEPPQVELLCAELQLSEIPEQILPPLCSGLLSLCPDLSQCTATVLTRSLFFKKVLSLRDPASRSLLSAVTSFGRRYPRPACSALISPILQSGQMSAFNRVQAELLCRLIGDCLEPQYQLLIFGETLVLSWGEEVLSVVHTLLDSKLELTEELFSQFITHLRQQAPDFTKSMTFAKMVIGVLNKYPSRVSPHKHILSCCLASHETFLKKSLLAALKRIDPSS; this is translated from the exons ATGGATGTGGAGCGCTTGTTGTGGCGCTTCGACGGGCGCACTCGCTTGCTCTTCCAGTCGCTGCTCTCCGGTGTGCGAGGAATCAGCAGAGCCGTGCGGCTGTTTCACCGCCAGCGGCGCTCCGACCCGGACATCTCGTTGCGTGCTTGTCTGGACACCTTGTGCATGGAGGAACCACACATCGTCGGGGACAAGCTGAATTTATCGTT AACCCCATTGGTCTGTCTGTTCCCTGTTGCCTTCAAGTGTGGTCTGTTGTCCTTCCTCCATCTGATCTACCCCCTGGTCCCTGGGCCCTGCTTGATTCGGCTCCTGGACTGCCTTAAGCAGGACCCTGCCCAGGATCCCTGGATCCATGTCTTGCTTGGTCAGCTCTGTCGGGATCTGGCCCTGGATGATCCCTTGGGAGGTGAGCTGTACTCTGCATATTGTAGGAACAAACTTGAGCAGTTCTGTCAGAGGCTGGGCAATGCTGACCACAGTGCATTGAGTCTGGGGAGTGCTTTTGGTGACCTGCCCCCCACAAGACCTCCCCAGGAGCCTGTGGGAGAGCCAGATCTTCAGCTGCATGGAAAGAGAAGAAATGAGGCTTCTGAGGTGGCAGGGAGCCAGAGTAAAAAAATGCGACTGGACCTCCCTGCCACCCAAGAGGATGATGGGAACAAGGAAGCACTGCCATCGCAGGCCCAAGACATCGTGCAGGAGACAGCAGCCTGGACTGCAGGGGATGTTTGCATGGTGGACTTCCGGGAGCCTCAGCAGTCATTTCCTGATGGTACCAGTTTGGTGCTGCCTGAGCACATTAGG GCTTCTGTTACTGGAATCAAAGAACTTTTAGAGACTACAGGAGAG TGGGTCAAAGACACTGACTCAGTTCTTCAAGTGCTGAACGAGTGTGAACCACCCCAG GTGGAGCTGCTGTGCGCAGAGCTGCAGCTGTCAGAGATTCCGGAGCAGATCCTGCCGCCTCTTTGCAGTGGCCTGCTGTCTCTGTGCCCTGACCTTAGCCAGTGCACGGCCACTGTGCTCACTAGGAGCCTCTTTTtcaaaaaa GTTCTCTCACTCCGGGATCCGGCCTCTCGCTCCCTGCTCTCCGCAGTGACCTCATTTGGCCGCCGCTACCCCAGGCCGGCCTGCTCTGCGCTGATCAGCCCCATTTTACAGTCAGGCCAGATGAGTGCGTTTA ACAGGGTCCAAGCTGAACTGCTGTGTCGACTGATTGGGGACTGCCTTGAGCCCCAGTATCAGCTGCTGATATTTGG GGAGACGCTTGTGCTGAGCTGGGGTGAGGAGGTCTTGTCAGTGGTGCACACCCTGCTGGATTCCAAG CTGGAGCTCACTGAAGAGTTATTCTCGCAGTTTATCACCCATCTGCGCCAGCAGGCGCCCGACTTCACCAAGTCCATGACGTTTGCCAAGATGGTGATCGGTGTCCTTAACAAGTACCCCAGCCGT GTGAGCCCACACAAGCACATACTCTCCTGCTGCCTGGCTTCCCATGAGACCTTCCTGAAAAAGTCTCTTCTGGCTGCCCTGAAGCGGATCGATCCATCCTCATAG
- the fance gene encoding Fanconi anemia group E protein isoform X2, with protein sequence MDVERLLWRFDGRTRLLFQSLLSGVRGISRAVRLFHRQRRSDPDISLRACLDTLCMEEPHIVGDKLNLSLTPLVCLFPVAFKCGLLSFLHLIYPLVPGPCLIRLLDCLKQDPAQDPWIHVLLGQLCRDLALDDPLGGELYSAYCRNKLEQFCQRLGNADHSALSLGSAFGDLPPTRPPQEPVGEPDLQLHGKRRNEASEVAGSQSKKMRLDLPATQEDDGNKEALPSQAQDIVQETAAWTAGDVCMVDFREPQQSFPDGTSLVLPEHIRASVTGIKELLETTGEWVKDTDSVLQVLNECEPPQVELLCAELQLSEIPEQILPPLCSGLLSLCPDLSQCTATVLTRSLFFKKVLSLRDPASRSLLSAVTSFGRRYPRPACSALISPILQSGQMNRVQAELLCRLIGDCLEPQYQLLIFGETLVLSWGEEVLSVVHTLLDSKLELTEELFSQFITHLRQQAPDFTKSMTFAKMVIGVLNKYPSRVSPHKHILSCCLASHETFLKKSLLAALKRIDPSS encoded by the exons ATGGATGTGGAGCGCTTGTTGTGGCGCTTCGACGGGCGCACTCGCTTGCTCTTCCAGTCGCTGCTCTCCGGTGTGCGAGGAATCAGCAGAGCCGTGCGGCTGTTTCACCGCCAGCGGCGCTCCGACCCGGACATCTCGTTGCGTGCTTGTCTGGACACCTTGTGCATGGAGGAACCACACATCGTCGGGGACAAGCTGAATTTATCGTT AACCCCATTGGTCTGTCTGTTCCCTGTTGCCTTCAAGTGTGGTCTGTTGTCCTTCCTCCATCTGATCTACCCCCTGGTCCCTGGGCCCTGCTTGATTCGGCTCCTGGACTGCCTTAAGCAGGACCCTGCCCAGGATCCCTGGATCCATGTCTTGCTTGGTCAGCTCTGTCGGGATCTGGCCCTGGATGATCCCTTGGGAGGTGAGCTGTACTCTGCATATTGTAGGAACAAACTTGAGCAGTTCTGTCAGAGGCTGGGCAATGCTGACCACAGTGCATTGAGTCTGGGGAGTGCTTTTGGTGACCTGCCCCCCACAAGACCTCCCCAGGAGCCTGTGGGAGAGCCAGATCTTCAGCTGCATGGAAAGAGAAGAAATGAGGCTTCTGAGGTGGCAGGGAGCCAGAGTAAAAAAATGCGACTGGACCTCCCTGCCACCCAAGAGGATGATGGGAACAAGGAAGCACTGCCATCGCAGGCCCAAGACATCGTGCAGGAGACAGCAGCCTGGACTGCAGGGGATGTTTGCATGGTGGACTTCCGGGAGCCTCAGCAGTCATTTCCTGATGGTACCAGTTTGGTGCTGCCTGAGCACATTAGG GCTTCTGTTACTGGAATCAAAGAACTTTTAGAGACTACAGGAGAG TGGGTCAAAGACACTGACTCAGTTCTTCAAGTGCTGAACGAGTGTGAACCACCCCAG GTGGAGCTGCTGTGCGCAGAGCTGCAGCTGTCAGAGATTCCGGAGCAGATCCTGCCGCCTCTTTGCAGTGGCCTGCTGTCTCTGTGCCCTGACCTTAGCCAGTGCACGGCCACTGTGCTCACTAGGAGCCTCTTTTtcaaaaaa GTTCTCTCACTCCGGGATCCGGCCTCTCGCTCCCTGCTCTCCGCAGTGACCTCATTTGGCCGCCGCTACCCCAGGCCGGCCTGCTCTGCGCTGATCAGCCCCATTTTACAGTCAGGCCAGATGA ACAGGGTCCAAGCTGAACTGCTGTGTCGACTGATTGGGGACTGCCTTGAGCCCCAGTATCAGCTGCTGATATTTGG GGAGACGCTTGTGCTGAGCTGGGGTGAGGAGGTCTTGTCAGTGGTGCACACCCTGCTGGATTCCAAG CTGGAGCTCACTGAAGAGTTATTCTCGCAGTTTATCACCCATCTGCGCCAGCAGGCGCCCGACTTCACCAAGTCCATGACGTTTGCCAAGATGGTGATCGGTGTCCTTAACAAGTACCCCAGCCGT GTGAGCCCACACAAGCACATACTCTCCTGCTGCCTGGCTTCCCATGAGACCTTCCTGAAAAAGTCTCTTCTGGCTGCCCTGAAGCGGATCGATCCATCCTCATAG
- the fance gene encoding Fanconi anemia group E protein isoform X3 gives MDVERLLWRFDGRTRLLFQSLLSGVRGISRAVRLFHRQRRSDPDISLRACLDTLCMEEPHIVGDKLNLSLTPLVCLFPVAFKCGLLSFLHLIYPLVPGPCLIRLLDCLKQDPAQDPWIHVLLGQLCRDLALDDPLGGELYSAYCRNKLEQFCQRLGNADHSALSLGSAFGDLPPTRPPQEPVGEPDLQLHGKRRNEASEVAGSQSKKMRLDLPATQEDDGNKEALPSQAQDIVQETAAWTAGDVCMVDFREPQQSFPDGTSLVLPEHIRASVTGIKELLETTGEWVKDTDSVLQVLNECEPPQVELLCAELQLSEIPEQILPPLCSGLLSLCPDLSQCTATVLTRSLFFKKVLSLRDPASRSLLSAVTSFGRRYPRPACSALISPILQSGQMSAFNRVQAELLCRLIGDCLEPQYQLLIFGETLVLSWGEEVLSVVHTLLDSKVCLSDTGFIMKDKECVLIFYFFLGGGSQGTIDQYFLIL, from the exons ATGGATGTGGAGCGCTTGTTGTGGCGCTTCGACGGGCGCACTCGCTTGCTCTTCCAGTCGCTGCTCTCCGGTGTGCGAGGAATCAGCAGAGCCGTGCGGCTGTTTCACCGCCAGCGGCGCTCCGACCCGGACATCTCGTTGCGTGCTTGTCTGGACACCTTGTGCATGGAGGAACCACACATCGTCGGGGACAAGCTGAATTTATCGTT AACCCCATTGGTCTGTCTGTTCCCTGTTGCCTTCAAGTGTGGTCTGTTGTCCTTCCTCCATCTGATCTACCCCCTGGTCCCTGGGCCCTGCTTGATTCGGCTCCTGGACTGCCTTAAGCAGGACCCTGCCCAGGATCCCTGGATCCATGTCTTGCTTGGTCAGCTCTGTCGGGATCTGGCCCTGGATGATCCCTTGGGAGGTGAGCTGTACTCTGCATATTGTAGGAACAAACTTGAGCAGTTCTGTCAGAGGCTGGGCAATGCTGACCACAGTGCATTGAGTCTGGGGAGTGCTTTTGGTGACCTGCCCCCCACAAGACCTCCCCAGGAGCCTGTGGGAGAGCCAGATCTTCAGCTGCATGGAAAGAGAAGAAATGAGGCTTCTGAGGTGGCAGGGAGCCAGAGTAAAAAAATGCGACTGGACCTCCCTGCCACCCAAGAGGATGATGGGAACAAGGAAGCACTGCCATCGCAGGCCCAAGACATCGTGCAGGAGACAGCAGCCTGGACTGCAGGGGATGTTTGCATGGTGGACTTCCGGGAGCCTCAGCAGTCATTTCCTGATGGTACCAGTTTGGTGCTGCCTGAGCACATTAGG GCTTCTGTTACTGGAATCAAAGAACTTTTAGAGACTACAGGAGAG TGGGTCAAAGACACTGACTCAGTTCTTCAAGTGCTGAACGAGTGTGAACCACCCCAG GTGGAGCTGCTGTGCGCAGAGCTGCAGCTGTCAGAGATTCCGGAGCAGATCCTGCCGCCTCTTTGCAGTGGCCTGCTGTCTCTGTGCCCTGACCTTAGCCAGTGCACGGCCACTGTGCTCACTAGGAGCCTCTTTTtcaaaaaa GTTCTCTCACTCCGGGATCCGGCCTCTCGCTCCCTGCTCTCCGCAGTGACCTCATTTGGCCGCCGCTACCCCAGGCCGGCCTGCTCTGCGCTGATCAGCCCCATTTTACAGTCAGGCCAGATGAGTGCGTTTA ACAGGGTCCAAGCTGAACTGCTGTGTCGACTGATTGGGGACTGCCTTGAGCCCCAGTATCAGCTGCTGATATTTGG GGAGACGCTTGTGCTGAGCTGGGGTGAGGAGGTCTTGTCAGTGGTGCACACCCTGCTGGATTCCAAG GTTTGTTTGTCTGATACAGGATTCATAATGAAAGATAAGGAATgtgttcttattttttatttttttttggggggggggtctcaagGGACTATAGACCAGTATTTCCTAATACTCTAA